DNA from Drosophila suzukii chromosome 2R, CBGP_Dsuzu_IsoJpt1.0, whole genome shotgun sequence:
GACGGCATCAATTTCGATCACGGAAAAGGCCAAAGCATTGCTTAAGTGAGAAAAATTAACAATCAATTAACCATGACACAGTTGAAAGGTCTTATAAATAGTGGAACCCTATCAATAACGGACTTAGAAAACCAAAATGCTCCAAGCAGCTTTTGTACTTTGTCTAGTCATCCTGCCCTGGTCGGCTGTTCCAGAAATTCGGGTGCAGGAGTGTGAGTCGGCTGGCGACCAACCTGCGGCCGAGGATGTCCCATGGCAGGCAAtggttcaatttaaaaaaattggcaTATGCAACGGAGCTATTTTGAACACCAACTACATCCTAACTGCCCCGGATTGCGTCAGAGACAAAGTACCATCTGATCTGGGGGTGCGAGTAGGCTATCGTAGGCGGTACGATGGAGATTTTGCGGGAGTTTGCCAAGTAATAATCCATCCCCAGTCCAGCAAAACAAATCAGAGCAGCAATCTGGCCTTGTTGAAGCTCTGCGAACCTCTGGACCCCTCTGAAACTATCAAGGAAATCGGCATAATCGACAAGCAGCCCAAAAACGGGGCTGAGGCGTTCATCTCTGGATACGGATCCTATAACAACTCGGTATATTATTGCGACCCCCTTACTTTACGAAAGAAAGCTGTGCAACTGTACGATCTAAAGGCGTGTGCCGCTGAGCGAAGGCTTTCCGCTCCGACCATCAGCGTTACGGATCTTAACTTTTGCGCCGAGAAGAAGGAGAGGTTATGTTCCTTCCATAAAGGTGCTCCACTGGTCGTAGATGGCAAGCTGGCGGGCATTTTGTCGTTTGGGGATTGTTCCACGGAGCCCGATGTCTTCGTCAATGTGTTATATCACAAAAAATGGCTGCAAGCCAATACAAAGGAGATATAATGGATATCATTTTAAAAGTCTTTGCATGTACTtcaataaaatgaaattaattgCAACTTTTGAAAACTACAAAGATCGATTTGGAAGCATTTTTGGGCTTATGACACTGAATCAAAATAACTTAAAAAGTCTTGTCAACAAATTGTATAAATTTATATACTAAACCACGCTCAttgccatttttttttttaaataagtttCAGACTTATAGTTAAGTACAAAAATGTCTAAGTAAGTTTTAAAGCTTTTACATCTaatgaaaacatatttaaatatgttctTTATGAAAGACTCAAGTTTAAGTTAAGATTGACATTTTAAAACTGAATGGGTACGGTGTTATAccgtaaaatatttttaagccgTTCAGCATAACAAATTCATTTGCAATATTTTTCTATGGTTTGCACTATAAAATCCACTGTCCTCGGTGTAACCAATTTCATTCGAAACAATGATGCTTAAAGCTGTGCCACTCCTTCTAGGGTTATTCCTGCTCGTACTTTCCGATCCCGATCCCGAACCTGCAGTTTATGATGATCCAGAAGAGGAGAAGGTTAAGTGCAACAATAATACACTTGGTGGTACACCCGTGGATATAAACACAGCGCCATGGACGGCATCAATTTCGATCACGGAAAAGGCCAAGTGCGCCGGGATTGTCTACAATTGGAACCACGTACTAACGGCTGCCAAATGTGTGGATGGTTTTATGAGCAAGGCGATAAAGGTGCGCCTGGGGAGCACTGATCGCAGCACTGGAGTTACCGAAGTCGCCGTTTGCAAGATCATCGTTCATGAGAAGTTTTCCACCCACACCATTCACAATAACTTGGCCATGTTGAAGTTGTGCCGCCCGCTCAAGCCCTCCAAAACGATCAAGACTATCCAGGTGGTAAACAAGTTACCAGCAGATGGCACAAAGGCAGTATCCCATGGCTGGGCATCCTTCCGATGGTGGGCAATGTTTTGGACCAAGTGCGTTGATGAATTGGCTCACAAGATGCTGAAGGCGGTAGTgaagttttacaatcacaaaAAGTGTCTCGGCTTGTGGCCGGCAACGAGTTTTCCCAAAGTAACCAATCCCAACACAAACATCACAGAAGACTTGTTCTGCACCGATAAGTTCGGAAATGAATCCTGCGCCTTCGACTTGGGAGCTCCCCTGACCCACGATGTCAAACTGCTCGGCATTCTAACCAGGGGCGGCTGCTCCCAGCGACCTGAAATCTATACCAATCTCGTCAAGTTCAAGGCTTGGCTGGACAAAAATTCAAAGTAACAACGCCTTAAGTGAgggtaaaatattttaataaattcatGTTAATTTGTAACCTTTCTTTTAATAAGCAcatatttcaataaatatatatccTTGTCATCAGCTTCATGTAAAGCTACAGGTAATGGCCAAAGTAAAATccaattattaattaaaaactgGAGACGGAAATGGCTAGATAGACTTGGCTAGTAATCATTATCAAGAACTTACATACTTTATAgtgtcggaaacgctttcttatAACTGATTCATAAATCTATCCGAATACAatacacccttttactctataAGTAACGTGTAATAATATATACTTATAGTTGTTCTTAACGTAATGTAGAACTACAGGTTGAAAACTAACCTCGGTTAAACCTTTTTAAAAGGGCACAATAAAAtccaatttatttatttaattattcaaAATTGTTAAAACTATGCAGTTCTGATAAAAGTAAGTAACACGCAATACTTCCTACTAAGATAGAACTAAGAACAGAATAACTACTTACACAGTGAACAAAAAAACATTGTGCTTCCAAAGTTTTATAATTCTCTTTTAAATTCTCATTAAAAGACTTTAAACTTTGATTTATGTATGAACTTCTTTTTCTTAACGTCTTTGTATTTAATTGCAATGCGAAGCCCTGAATTCAACActtaaatatttgttcttaTTATTGTATTGCAATTGCATTACTATTTCATTTTTGGCAGTGTAAGAAAACTATTACTCATTTTGAGGTATGACTTTGCCGATAAGAAGTGGGGGAGTTTACCTATAAAAAGAGTTCCAAAAACAGTGACAAACTCAGTTGACTAAAATGATCTTGCTGGTGCTTCCCCTTCTACTGGCTGGTTTAACAAGGATTACCTTTGGTGATCCAGAGATCCAGAACCGCATCATTGGAGGCTATTATGTGGACATTGCCGATGCACCCTACCAGGCGGAAGTGATTATAGACGGCACGGCAATATGCAGTGGTGCCATCATAAAACCAAAATTCATCCTTACGGCGGCTTCGTGTGTTTCGGAATACTACAGTTCGGTGCAAGTGCGTGTGGACACCAATTCCAGGGACTATGATGGCACTGGAACATTGGTGGATGTCTGCGATATCATCAGTCATGGGGGATACAATTACTGGCGCTTCGACAACAATCTAGCCCTGCTGAAGCTGTGCGAACCGCTGAAGACCTCGAAAACAGTGAGTCCCATCGGCTTGTCTCAGGAACTACCGGTGGATTATTCCTGGTGTGTGGTTTCCGGCTGGGGATCTACCAGTTGGTGGGGCAGCTGGTGGGACAGGTGCTTTGGCAGTCTTCCAGACTATCTACAGATGGTCTGGGTTAGCGTCTACAATCGGGAGCAGTGCGCCGCGGACCGGGGAGTTTGGTTCGGTCTCTGGGATAATGGCATCTCGTACCTGACCCTTTGCACCCAGTATGGCGCCGGAGGATGCTCCTACGACACAGGAGCTCCGCTGGTGAGAAATGGATACCTCGTGGGCATTCTATCCGAGGGCGGTTGCTCAAAGAAGCCCGATGTCTACGCAAGTGTAATTTGGTTCCAGAATTGGATAGAGGATAATACGGCCGACGATGTTACCACAACTCCGTCTAATAGTACAAGTGTTAGCACTCAAGTTCCTACATCTAGTTCTATTATTTCTACTAGTGATACGCCTAGGACGACACCCTTACCTACATCCATTCCTGAAACTACTTCGAGTCCAAAAATAACTCCTATTTCCACCGTTTCAAGTTCCACAATTACTACTAATACACCTACTACTACTTCTGCGCCTACGTCTGTTCCTGAAACCACTTCTGGTACTGAAATATCCTCTAGTACCACTATTTCCAGTTCCACCCGTACAACTAAGACACCTAGTACGACTCTTTCCCCTACATCTACTCCGAAAGCTACTACTTCTGGCACTTCAAGTTCCACGGTGTCCATATCCACAGGTGTAACTAAAGCACCGATAACTACTTCTTCCCCTACTTCTACTCCAAAAACTACTTCTAGTTCCACTGCTTCCAGCTCCACAGAAACTACCCCTAGTTCTACTCCTTCACCTACTTCTTCTCCTATAACTACTTCTAGTTCCACAGTTTCCAGCTCCCCAGAAACGACACCAAGTACACCGATAACTACTTCTACCCCTACTTCTACTTCTAAAACTACTCCTAGTTCTACTGCTTCCAGCTCCACAGAAACCACATCTAGTTCTACTCCTTCACCTACTTCTTCTCCTATAACTACTTCTAGTTCCACTGTTTCCAGCTCCACAGAAACTTCTGACACACCTACTACTACTGATCTTTCACCAACTTCTACTCCTGAAACTTCCCCTAGCTCTACAAATCCTATAGTTAGCACTAGCGATGAAGAAGGTACTATTCCAGTGACACCAAAGCCTTTAGATCCATAATTCAAAaacatttattatattttggtGTTCCATTTTATTTTGTCTTTTATCATAATGGCTTAATGATTTTACATTTTGTtcttaatataatatataagctAAAAAATTTGAACTTTTATCTCCAGACAAATCCATAAATTGTTTAATAAATAGCTTTTACACACATTATAAGTTTAACAATGTATGTAACAATCATAGAAGTATGTAATTTTTAGTAACTAATTTCAAATTGGGTAATACATAGAACCAGTCGAGGCTTACTTCCTAGTGAGCGGAAGTGTTATGAAATGCTAACCAAGCTTAGTTCAGCTAACAAATCAgtttgatttatataaaatttacACACCAATAACAAACAGAAAACAAGACataatacatatgtatatgagTTATATGATACTAATTAACACCCTTAATAAAAGGAGAACTGTGAAGCTCACTTTCAGAGTGAAGCTTATCTCGATTTATCCTCATGTGTTTGGCTTTTTTCTCCCGAAACCACAATCCTTGGGTTCCACTCAGAGTGTCTAAGGCTACGTCCATGGAAATGTCTACTACAACAGCCCCTGGACATTTGCATTATTCATGCTGGTCAAGTCAAACAGAAACAGAATTGAAGAAAGGTATGCGGCATGATGAAGTTGGGATACTcttaaaaaaaccaaaaaggaaATATGGTCCGTAGTAGTAAATCGCTCCCATGAAACAGAGCAATTTTCTAAGAAAATAGTCAAATGTGCTCGATCAAATTTCCAGTTCCCCCATATACTTAAGTTAATTAAAGTTTAGTTTTTGGTCGGCCAACAAAAAGCCGAAGATAAATTGAGGCATAAAAACTTGGAGACTTGGTGGGATGGCAAGTCGTGATGAAGAGTCCCCTTAGGTTGACACCATTTATAAAGCTGCCTGGCAGCTGCCTGCATCCATTTGTGGCAAGTGCAACCGCGTTCAGGTTCTGCTCGCCACGTTCGGGCTGACAAAATCAAGATCTGGGGACATGGGATTTACTTGGGCCAGGTTGCCTCGCAGAGGAAAATACTTTTAGTGCAAATTGAAAAGTTCTCTCTGCTTAGACAAATATCTGCAAGAGTGGGCAGCTGCTGCAGATGGCCGATGCTGATGCTCCTGCCTCAAGGACATCGACACGAAAGCCGTTCTGACCATTTATCAGAATGTTATTGGCCgaaagacaaaaaaaaaggggggaaAGGATAGCCGGGAGAACGAAGACAACTGCAATAAAATGCAATGTTTCTATTACAGCGATTTACGTGCGCACACCAACGCTGACAGACAGTGAGTACTCTATAAGCGAAAAAGGTACCAGCGATTTTAAAGGACTTCAAAAAGTTTTTGAGTACCATACCTCATTATACTGGAGATGAAGTACGAGTAAATAGCACTTTCTTCTTGAATTCAAGAACGTTTCTCCTCGATTAAGTGAGAATGCGAATTTAAAAGTTAAGAACATGTGATCTTGGTGCTTTTCCACTCTCAATTATTTTAGGTGTGGGACTAACAATTACTagcaataaaaatgtatactCTTCGACCATTCCTTAAAGTACGAGTAAGGAGCTATTTCTTCTTACATTTAAGAACGTTTTTTCTCGATTAAATGAGAATGCGAATTTTTAAGTAACGAACATGTGATCTAGGTGCTTTTCCGCTCTCAATTATTCTAGGTGTGGGACTAACAATTACTAGGAATAATAAAAGAGTACCATACCTCATTTAACTAGAGTTAAAATACGAGTAAAGAGTACTGTCTTCTTGAATTCAAGAACGTTTCTTCTTGATTAAGTGGGAATGCGAATTTTGAAGTTAAGAACATGTGATCTTGGTGTTTTTCCGCTCTCAACTATTCTATGTGTGGGACTATCAATTACTAGCAACATCAATGTATAACCTCCGTCCATTCTGGCGAAGATTCACTGTATCTCACGCTCCAGTCCACCCATTTAGCATCACCCCGCCGCGTGAGCAACATTTTTATGGCTTCTTGGACGAGCGGAATGTTCTGTTTTTGGGCAAAGCAAAGTTTTCATGGGTTGCTGTCCTTCGCGCTGCGACTTTTTGTAGTTGTTAGGTTGTTGAAGTTGTTGGTGTTTCTGGGTTGTTTGTTAACTAGCAGCAACTAGAAGATAAGCAGCCGAAATGTTCCTCTTGCCGCTGGTCAAATGCATTTATTTCCCTTATTCTCCTCGTGTGCATCCATCGTTtcttccttcttttttttttggccattTTAATTGCTGTTGAACTTGGTGTTTGGCAATTGGCCGGGCAACAAAACAAAACCCATTACACCAAAAAGACCGAGAGCAGCAAATCGAAGCCATATATTTGATTTAACTTGTTTGCACAAAATGGTTTTGTTGGCCTTTTTGCTTTTGGCGCGCACAAATATAAATTTGTTGACGCGctttgaaaactattttggGAATTGCGGTGATTTGTGGGAGAAAAGTAGAATTATTATGGCCAACAGAGCAGCGTTGCAACAATTTATGGCAAGTCGACCGAAGTATGTAAGTAAGTGCGAATTGAATTgcgaaaaataaatgttaacTGTATTTTGCACTCAGCATTGAAAGCCGAAATTAGTGCACATATAATGGAAGTGTTTAAATAgtgctttttattttattttcaaataatGTGCTCTTATTGTTCAGTGGCAACCGCATGCAGGcgattaaatatttaaactctttttcttttttttcgccattcacatattattttaaccaaattttcattttccaaTTAAGTataatatgtttttaattCATGCACTAGgatatttaattgaatttgttatGTAAAAGCGATTCTCTTTTCTTTCTccccttcttttttttttgtagtttgCCGCCCAACAACGAAACAATTAAATTTCCCTCCTTAAATAGGGGgcaaaaacatttaaattagGATTAGTTCCGTATGTGCGTGAGCTTTTAAATCAAAACATATGCAAAACATAGACGAAGGGTGGAGTCAGCGGGATGCCTTTTTGGCCATTCGGCATATTTCTTTACGCCGCGGGAATATTGATTTGGCCCTGTCCAGGGGCGTTGGCGGGGGGGGGAGGGAAAGGGGTTTTTGTCACACACATAAATTAATATCCTAACAACATTTGTAACTGAGCAGTCGCTGCCCGTTGGTCATTGCCCGTGCCGATTTCCATTTTCCGCTCCGAAACCCCTCGACCATCCCGAACAATCAGAGACATTTGGTGTCCGGCACGTCGTCGCGCGCATTTtcaaattatattatttttgaatgGCTTTTTAGAAATTAATAATTACATATGACAACCCTGTgtgcgcgtgtgtgtgtgtgtgtgggcggGGGAGGGgtagtgggcgtggctggtTGGACGTGGCacttaattttttgtattatgcAACTGTCAGCACCCCGGCTTTAATGGCCATTTAAATTGGCACAGGCAGCCATAATAAACTAAAGCTTATGGTAAAGAGAAAACTGGGAACAATTCTTCTTAAgcttatttaattaaaattttaggataaatattattgttttttccTTAAAAGTTCTGTACTACCATTAAGAACaactaaatataaaatacatcAAAGGAAATGTTCAATGTATCTAGCTTTATTATTTAGAAAGTTCTATATCTTTTTAAGATCGTACTCACACAATCTTATAAAGTGCATTTTATGGACTTTAAGAAATCCTAACCTATttttaatggaaaaaaaattaaaattccatTTTGAGGACCTCTCATTGGTTTCAAGGACGCACTTATGCCtttgttaaaaaaatacatcTTCATAAGGTAGCGTAGGttccaataaaaaatttattttttttcgaagAATAATTTAAAGAGGTCCAAAAAGCAAGAATGATTTTTAGGAAAGTTAGTAATTTTTAACTAGTTGTATGATTCAATTTTAAGAAAACTTTGAGTTCTTTGCAAAACGACCAAATCTTAAAAGAAGATAAGATACAAGACATAATTATACACATTTTGCATACCAAAATTTACCAAAAGGACGAGGGTTTGTTTAATTAGACCACCCTATGTATATGTATCATATGTATGTAATTCCATTAAGAGGTCAATACCTTAGTCAATTCCTTTAACAAATGACTTAAGCTACCAGGCTTTGTAATTGTTCGTTATTGTAGGGAGTTTTCCTTTCCACATTCATTTCTTTACTACAATTCCCTTCTTGGTGGCATCTTTTTTTGGGGTCCCAGTACGCAGACCGCCGAATGGTTGTGGATCCCGGCCGGAGACCCAGAGACTTGGAATACTTTGGGATCTCTCCCCCATTAT
Protein-coding regions in this window:
- the LOC108018558 gene encoding trypsin-1-like, which codes for MLQAAFVLCLVILPWSAVPEIRVQECESAGDQPAAEDVPWQAMVQFKKIGICNGAILNTNYILTAPDCVRDKVPSDLGVRVGYRRRYDGDFAGVCQVIIHPQSSKTNQSSNLALLKLCEPLDPSETIKEIGIIDKQPKNGAEAFISGYGSYNNSVYYCDPLTLRKKAVQLYDLKACAAERRLSAPTISVTDLNFCAEKKERLCSFHKGAPLVVDGKLAGILSFGDCSTEPDVFVNVLYHKKWLQANTKEI
- the LOC108008768 gene encoding trypsin delta-like yields the protein MMLKAVPLLLGLFLLVLSDPDPEPAVYDDPEEEKVKCNNNTLGGTPVDINTAPWTASISITEKAKCAGIVYNWNHVLTAAKCVDGFMSKAIKVRLGSTDRSTGVTEVAVCKIIVHEKFSTHTIHNNLAMLKLCRPLKPSKTIKTIQVVNKLPADGTKAVSHGWASFRWWAMFWTKCVDELAHKMLKAVVKFYNHKKCLGLWPATSFPKVTNPNTNITEDLFCTDKFGNESCAFDLGAPLTHDVKLLGILTRGGCSQRPEIYTNLVKFKAWLDKNSK
- the LOC108008202 gene encoding serine protease 1 — translated: MILLVLPLLLAGLTRITFGDPEIQNRIIGGYYVDIADAPYQAEVIIDGTAICSGAIIKPKFILTAASCVSEYYSSVQVRVDTNSRDYDGTGTLVDVCDIISHGGYNYWRFDNNLALLKLCEPLKTSKTVSPIGLSQELPVDYSWCVVSGWGSTSWWGSWWDRCFGSLPDYLQMVWVSVYNREQCAADRGVWFGLWDNGISYLTLCTQYGAGGCSYDTGAPLVRNGYLVGILSEGGCSKKPDVYASVIWFQNWIEDNTADDVTTTPSNSTSVSTQVPTSSSIISTSDTPRTTPLPTSIPETTSSPKITPISTVSSSTITTNTPTTTSAPTSVPETTSGTEISSSTTISSSTRTTKTPSTTLSPTSTPKATTSGTSSSTVSISTGVTKAPITTSSPTSSPITTSSSTVSSSTETSDTPTTTDLSPTSTPETSPSSTNPIVSTSDEEGTIPVTPKPLDP